The nucleotide sequence GAGGTCCGCCAGGCCCTCGAACCGCTCGTCGCGGCAGCAGACCACCACCGCTTCACCATCCTCGGCCTCGCCCACTTCACCAAGGCGGGCGGCACCGACCCCCTCGCCCGCGTGGCAGGCTCCGGCGCCTTCGGCCAGCTCATCCGCGGGCTCATCGCGTTCGCCAAGGACGAGGACGAGCAGGGCGACGAGCGATTCGTCATGAGCCTGGAGAAGAACAACCTCGGCCGCCTCGGGCTCCCCTCACACCAGTACGCCATCCAGGCCGTCACCATCGACACCCCCGAGGGCCCGTCCTACGTCTCGCGGTTCGTCCTTGGACCCGAGATCAACACGTCGGTACGCGACGTCATGCGCGCCGAAGCCGTCCCCGACGTGGACCGGGCGGAGACCAACGAGGCGTGCGAGTGGCTTCGCGGCTACCTCACCGACGTGGGCGGCGAGGCCGAAGCGAAGGAGCTGAAGGAGCACGCCAAGGCGGCGGGCTTCAGCAACTCCTCGATGGACAGGGCCAGGCGGCGCCTGCAGTACCACTCCCGCACCTTCGGCTTCGGGAAGGAGCGACGCGCCATCTGGTCCATCGAGAAGCCCCCCACCACACAGTGACGCGAATGACGCCAATGACGGGATTGGGCCTGACCTGCGGTTCCACAAGATCAGGCCCGTGACGCGAATGACGCGAATGGTGACGCGAATGGCAGCCCAATTTCACCATTCGCGTCACCCCCTCTCCCAATCTCGTCACCAATTTCGTCAACACAAAACAGCAGGTCAGAACCAATATCACCAATCTCGTCACCTCCCCGCGTGCATAGAGGGAGACAGCTGACGAGCAAGCCCCCACTCACCCCCTTCTGCTGCCGCCTTTCGACAGCAACCACAAACCAGGAGTCACCTTGAAGGTCACCGCCGGTAACACCATCTCCCTCGCAGCAGCCACCCCCGGCAGCTACGTCAAGATCCAGGGTGTCGACGACAGCTTCCCCGTCGTCGCCTGGGCCGTCGTGTGCACCTACACCGACGCCGACGGCGCGGACACCGTCATCCAGCCCGTGTTCATCGTCGACGGCAGCGCCTACACCACCGCCGACTGGTACCAGGCCGAGGGCAGCGAGCACGGAGTCGAGGTGTTCGCCGCATGACCTCCCACGTCGACGCGCAGGTGGCCGCCCGGATAGCGGCGGCCAAGGCAAAGGCGCAGCAGAAGCAGCAGCAGCGGGCTGAGCTCGCTGGCCGTCGCGCCGGCGGGCTCATGGCCAGGCACCGGGCGAAAGCGAAGCGCATGGGGATCCGGCTCGGCTTCTGCGGCAGCTGCGCGAGGCCCCTCACCCGCGGCACCTACCTGCTCTGCTCCAAGGGCTGTAGCGCCAAGCTCTGCCGCGGCTCCAAGCAGTGCCACACCCAGCACAACACGCAGTGCCCGGGCCAAGCCCGCCAGTTCACCGACAGCCCCGGGGGTGCGGCATGAGCACGGACATCGGCGCCACCGCCTACGGCGTCGTCATCGCTGCCCTGAGGGACGACGAAGACGCCATCGGCAGCCTCCTCGACGGCCTCGCGGTCGACGAGCTGACCGCACTGGCCGCCGGCTCAGTCCTCGCCCTCGCACAGGCCCTCAGGACCGCGTGCGCCCCCCAGTACATCGACCAGATGATCCACACCCTGCAGGGCCTCGCCCTCGCTGACACCACCGGAGGAACCCCGTGAACGCTGACGAGATCCGCGCCCGCCTCAACGACTTTACCCAGCGCATCAACGGCAAGCGGGACCTGACCCCGCACGCCAAGCGCGTCATGCTCGCCCGCGCCTTCGTCGAAGCCCGTGACGCGCTCGACGGGCTGCGGGAGCAGGAGACGAAGGCTGTCATCCGCGAGCGGCAGAAGCTTGAGCGCAAGCTGTTCGGCACGACAGGGTTCAACCCCGACCCGCAGCTGCTCATCGCCAAGCGGGATGCCGACGACCGGGCCGCGAAGTACGAGACGCCGGCCGACGCGCGCCGGGCCCTGCAGCGCGCCGAGCGTGACGGCGACACCATCCTCGCCAAGGCCATCGCCTCCCGCGCTGCGGACTGGGGCGGCGACCCGCACTGGGGCGCCCTCGTCCAGGAGTACGTGGCCGAGCGGCCCGTCGAGGCCGAGACGCTGAAGGCGATGCAGGAACTCCCCAACACGGACGACGGAGTCTTCAAGCTGCAGCAGGCCATGCGGTACGGGCTCGCCGTCCCCGAGGGGCTGGGCGAGGCGCACAGGCACCAGGTCGACGGACTCGCACAGCAGCCGCTCGACGGTGACGTTGCAGCATGACCCATGAACTCGGCGTCAACGGCACTGCTCTCGATGGCTCATGGGCGAGTAGCAGACCGATGGTGCAGCGCGTGCTACCTCCCGCTGCTCCAGCGCCGACGGCTCCGGCCGGCTCCTCACTCCAGCCGGCCGGGGCCACCAGGGGTGGGGGGATACCCCCCTGCCAGCGTTCTCTCCCATCGGGCCGTATAGCACGTGACCCCCTGAGACCCCTGAAACGATCCCATGCGGCCCGCTGACCTGCGGGTTTGCCGAATGCGCTGACGGCCAGTCAGGCAGAGTAGGAGGACCCCTTATGGCTCGCCAGAGCATTAGTGCAGGTCAGGGACCTGTAGGCGTAACACCGGCTCCGGCTGGCCTGGACGACTCGGGTACCCGGCTGTGGGAGTCCGTGGCCGACGGGTTCGAACTCGACGTCCACGAGCAGCTGCTGCTCCTGCAGGCATGCCGGACGGCGGACCTCTTGGACCGCCTCGCCCTCGAGGCCTCCCGGGGCCGGCTGACGGTGAAGAACGCCAAGGGCGAGGAGGTGACCAACCCGGTCATCACGGAGCACCGCCAGCAGTCCCTCGTCCTGGCCCGGCTCCTCGCCTCACTGCGGATGCCGTCCGGCGAGGAGGACGAGCGGCCCCAGCGCCGCGGCGCGGTCCGCGGTTCCTACGGTGTCCGGCGCGTGGCGTGAGACGCCGACGGCCGGACCCGGCGGGGGGCAGCTTCCCTCCGCAGCTTGCCGAGTTCAACGCCGGCGACTGGTGGGTGAGGGACCCCGAGGACCCGACGCAGGTCGGCTATGCGCGCGTCCAGTGGGGCGTGGCCCGCCGCACCTATCTCGAGGGCGGGGACTGGGAGGCTCATCTCAGTCCGCCCGTTTGGTGGGAGTCCGCGACTGCTCCTCCCCGGGCTTGACCACCGCACCACCCGTCTGACCTTTCCAGGGCCCGCGCCATCGACTCCCTGAAAGGGGGAGACATGGCGATCACTGTGGGAAGCGTCGAGGTCGACGTCGTCCCGAACACACGGAACATCTACCCGCGTCTGCGCTCCGGTCTGACCGGGCCTGCGGACAGTGTGGGCAGCGAGATGGGCCGGATCATCGGCCGTCACATCACGGTCAACGTGGTCGACGCGATGCGCAACGGGATCCAGCGCGGCGGCCAGCAGGCGGCGACCGCGGCGGGCCGGCAGGGATCTGATGCGGGCGGCGCGTTCGGCCGCAACTTCCGGGGCCGCGTCGAGGCCGCTGTCCGCTCCCTGCCCGACATTACGATCGGCGCCGACACCACGGAGGCGGACGCCGACATCCGGGCGCTGCGCGAGCAGCTGCACCAGCTTTCCACGCAGCGCGTCGGTATCGACGTGGACCCGGTCACGGCCCGGCGTCAAATCGAGGCCGTCGAGCGGGAGCTGCAGCGGCTGGGAGCCTCGAGCCCGGATGTCGCTGTCCGGGCGAACACTGCGGCCGCCGTCGCGGAGCTGGCCGCGCTGCGGTCTGAGATCGATGCCATCGACGGCCGCGACGTCGACGTGCGGGTGGATCCCGCGGTCCGCTCGTTTGGGCTCCTGGTGACGGCTGCTGCGGCTTTCGGCCCGGCGATCCTGCCGGTTCTGCCGCTGGTCGCGGCCGGCCTGGGCGCGGTTGCCGCTGCAGGTGTGGCTGCTGCCGCCGGGGTCGGCGCGGTGGGTCTGGTCGGCGTCCCGGCCATCAAGGCCATTGCAGGCGCCCTGCAGGCGCAGAAGGCCGCCCAGGACGCTGCGACGTCGTCGACGAACTCGGGGGCCGCCGCTGCTGTGGCGGCGCAGCAGAAGGCGATTCAGCAGGCTTCGGCCCGGCAGGCGCTTGCGGCTGCTGAGCGCAACGGGGCCCGGCAGGTGGCCGCCGCCCAGGAGCAGGTGGCGCAGGCACGCCAGAGGGCCGTGCAGGCGGCCGAGCAGGCAGCCCAGCGGACAGCGGCGGCCGCCCGGCAGGTACGGGACGCCGAGCGGGACCTGAAGGACGCCCAGGAAGACGCGGTGCGCGCCCAGGAGGACCTGACGCGGGCCCGCCAGTCTGCTGCCGAGCAGCTGCGGGACATGAACGAGCGGCTGGCCGGCGCCGGGCTGGACGAGCGGGCCGCGGTCCTGCGCGTGAAGGAGGCGGAGGCTGAGCTCACCGCGGTACGCAAGCAGGGCTCGAAGGCGTCACAGCTGGACCGGGACCGCGCACAGCTGGCTTACGACCAGGCTGTGAAGGCCCTGGCGGACCAGCGCAAGGAGCAGGGGCGCCTGGCTGCCGAGGTCGCCGCCGCGAACAAGGCCGGCGTGGACGGCTCCGACACTGTGCGGGCGGCCCAGGAGCGGCTGAAGGACTCCCAGGAGCAGGTCGCCGACCGGACGGAGGCCGTGAAGGACGCCCAGGCCGAGCAGGCGCGGGTGGCGGTGCAGAACTCGCGGGACATCGCGGAGGCCCAGGAGCGCATCGGCGACGCCGTGAAGGGTGTCGCGACGGCCCAGCAGTCGGCCGCGGACTCCATCGCGTCCGCCCAGCGGCAGATCGCGTCGTCGCAGATCCAGACGGCCGCCACGGCGTCGGCCGCGGCGACCGCCCAGGCCAAGTACCAGGCAGCGCTGGCGAAACTGTCCCCGTCGGCCCGCGACACGATGACAGCGTTCACCGGCCTGCGGACCGCGTTCGGCGCCTGGTCCCGCAGCCTCCAGCCGGCCGTCATGCCGCTGTTCACCCGCGCGCTCGAGGGATTGAAGAACGCGCTGCCCGGCCTGACACCGATCGTCCTCGCTGGAGCGGCCGCGATCGGCAGCCTTCAGGACCGCGCCTCCAGGGGCTTCAAGTCCCCGTGGTGGAAGGAGTTCAAGGCCGACCTCACGGGCGCCGTACAGCCCGCGCTCGAGGGGCTGGGCGTCGCGTTCGGCAACGTCTTCAAGGGCATGGCGGGTGTACTGCAGGCGTTCTTCCCGCACATGGACGGCATCAGCGACCGGATGCAGACCATCACGAAACGCTTCGCCGACTGGGGCACCTCACTGAAGGGCTCACCCGCCTTCGAGCGGTTCCTGTCCTACGCGGCGGAGCAGGGCCCGTTCGTCGCCGAGCTGCTGGGCAACCTGTTCGGCGCCCTGTTCAACGTGGGCATGGCCCTGGCGCCGCTGGCCGGGACGGCGACGTCGTTCCTGAACGCCCTCGCTACAGGCATCTCGGCGGTTCCGGTCAACGTCCTGACGGTGGTCGGTGTCGCGTTCGCCTCGATCGCGATCGGCGCGAAGCTGGCCGCGCTCGCCCTGGGCGCCTGGAGGCTCGCGGTCATCGGCGCCACGCTGGTCACGTCCATCATGACCGGGCAGGTGTGGGCGCTGAATGCGGCGATGCGCGCGAACCTGATCGGGCTCATCATCACGGCGATCATTGCCCTGGTGGTGGCAATCATCTACGCCTACCAGCACTCGGAGACGTTCCGCCGGATCGTGCAGAACGCGTGGGAGGGCATCAAGACGGTCGTCAGCTGGGCGTGGGAGAACGTCCTCAAGCCGGTGTTCGCGGCTCTGGTGGTCGCGTTCAAGGCGGTCGCGGCCGCTGCGGTGTGGCTGTGGCAGACGATCCTCAAGCCCGTCTTCACGTTCATCGCCGACGCGGCCGCGATCCTCGCCACCGTCGTCCTGACGATCCTCATCGCGCCCTTGGTGCTCGCCTTCAAGGCTCTGGCCGCGGTTGCCGAGTGGCTGTGGAACAACGTCTTGGCGCCCGCCTTCAAGGGCATCGCCAAGGACGCCACATGGCTGTGGCAGAACGTCCTGTCGCCCGTGTTCACGTTCATCGCCGACAAGGCGAAATGGCTGTGGAACAACGCGGTCAAGCCGGTCGTGGACTACTTCAAGCGAGGGTTCCAGGATCTCGGCGACAAGGCGATGTGGCTGTGGGACAAGGTGCTGCGCCCGGTGTTCGGCTGGATCGGCGACAAGGCCGGCTGGCTGTGGGACAACGCCTTGAAGCCTGCGTTCAGCGACATCAAGACCGGT is from Streptomyces venezuelae ATCC 10712 and encodes:
- a CDS encoding AAA family ATPase — its product is MTTPDMWPTGWEGGASADGPRLVAVPEQPQPRGLLLRPASAVRIRPVRWLWDTTPEGATPTSHGRIPLHSLVLAAGGPGLGKSQYAVWMTAQITRGELPGEMYGQPRPVIYCAAEDSWAYTIAPRLIAAGADMDLVFHVTVMDDNQLHARLSLPVDTTLLAKEAERHSVALLVMDPLLSYIDKTINDYRAAEVRQALEPLVAAADHHRFTILGLAHFTKAGGTDPLARVAGSGAFGQLIRGLIAFAKDEDEQGDERFVMSLEKNNLGRLGLPSHQYAIQAVTIDTPEGPSYVSRFVLGPEINTSVRDVMRAEAVPDVDRAETNEACEWLRGYLTDVGGEAEAKELKEHAKAAGFSNSSMDRARRRLQYHSRTFGFGKERRAIWSIEKPPTTQ